The following coding sequences are from one Patescibacteria group bacterium window:
- a CDS encoding DUF333 domain-containing protein produces MRNKILQLTFIILILGITLLITGCQPKTFDTFISCQDKCVKKGFGVGECLQPSVAKENYVDLGPCTMPGFENCNCYCFEKVELANPASVYCKEQGGTLEIRDTDEGQVGYCLFEDGSECEEWAFYHEKCQSGSLE; encoded by the coding sequence ATGAGAAATAAAATTTTACAATTAACATTTATCATCTTGATTTTAGGTATAACGTTGTTGATTACTGGTTGTCAACCTAAAACTTTTGATACTTTTATAAGTTGTCAGGATAAATGTGTTAAAAAAGGTTTTGGCGTGGGAGAATGTTTACAGCCGTCAGTTGCTAAAGAAAATTATGTTGATTTGGGTCCATGCACTATGCCGGGTTTCGAAAATTGTAATTGTTATTGTTTTGAAAAAGTTGAACTAGCTAATCCTGCTTCAGTTTATTGTAAAGAACAAGGTGGAACCCTAGAAATTAGAGACACAGACGAAGGTCAAGTTGGTTATTGTTTATTTGAAGATGGCTCAGAATGCGAAGAATGGGCTTTTTATCACGAGAAGTGTCAATCAGGGAGTTTAGAATAA